The genomic stretch TCGCTGTGGGAGTCCATGTTGAGGTGCAGACGGCCGTCGACCTTCGAGATTCCCATCGAGATCACGTTGTGGGAATCGTTGTAGCGCAGGGTGTGGCCGACCTTGACCGTGGACCAGGTGCTGGAACCGAGCGCGCGACGGCCGACCATCGCATTTCGGTCGGCCGTGTACCAGACGGCGTACTGATAGCCCTTGTAGGTCAACAGGCCGTTCTTCTGGAAGGCGTTGTTGTTGACCAGGCCGTCGTAGGAGACGAAGAAGATGGCCTGGGAGTCGAGCGTGGTGGTGCCGGTCAGGGTGACGGAGGGTCCTGGGTCGGCGGCCCGCGCCGTGCCCGGGCCGGCCATGCCGGCGAGTAGTGCGGTCGCCAGCACAGTGCGTCTTTTCATGGATGCGACTCCGACTCAGGCTAGATGGAAGACTTCGGTGAGGGGTGTCATCGATTCGTCGGGTCGGGCGCCGTCCAGCGACTCGAAGAACGGCGCCATCTCCGCCTGCCAGCGGGCGTTGACCTCGGTGGCCTCCATGCCGGCCCGGGCGGCGGCGAAGTCCTCGGTCTCCAAGTAGCCGACCAGCAGGCCGTCTTCGCGCAGGAAGAGCGAGTAGTTGCGCCAGCCGGTGGCCTGGAGCGCCGCCAGCATCTCCGGGCATACGGCGGCATGCCGCTCGCGGTACTCGTCGAGGCGGTCCGCCCGGACCTTCAGCAGAAAGCACACGCGCTGCATCAACAGCCCCCTGGGGATCAGAAGTCGTACTGGTCGATGTTCTTGGCGTCGAACACGGTCGGCTTGCCGAGGCTGATCACCCCGTCCTTGCCGATCGTGTACTCGCCCATGTCGCCGGCGGTGAACGTCTCGCCCTCCTTGCCGGTGATCTGCCCCGACACCAGCGCCACGGAGGTACGGGCGGCCAGCTCGCCGAGCTTCGCCGGGTCCCACAGCTCGAACGCCTCGACGGTGCCGTTCTTGACGTACTTGCGCATGTCGTTGGGGGTGCCGAGGCCGGTCAGCTTGACCTTGCCCTTGTACTTGGACCCCGAGAGGTACTGGGCGGCGGCCTTGATGCCGACGGTGGTCGGGGAGATGATCCCCTTCAGGTCCGGGTACTCCTGGAGCAGACCCTGGGTCTGCTGGAAGGACTGCTGGGCGTCGTCGTTGCCGTAGGCGACCTTGACGAGCTTGATGTCCTTGTACTTGGCGTCCTTGAGTTCGTCCTTCATGAACTCGATCCAGGTGTTCTGGTTGGTCGCGGTCTGCGCGGCGGACAGGATCGCGATCTCGCCCTTGTAGCCGATCTGTTCGGCGAGCAGCTGCACCTCGGTGCGGCCGAGGTCCTCGGCGGAGGCCTGCGAGACGAAGGCGTTGCGGCAGTCGGCCTTGGTGTCGGAGTCGTAGGTGACGACCTTGATGTCGTTCTTCATGGCCTGCTTGAGCGCGGTGCACAGGGCGCCCGGGTCCTGGGCGGAGACGGCCATCGCGTCGACCTGCTGCTGGGTGAGCGTGTTGACGTAGCTCACCTGCCCGGCGGTGTCGGTGGCGCTGGACGGCCCGACCTCCTTGTAGCTGGAGCCCAACTCCTTGAGCGCGGCCTCGCCGCCCTTGTCGGCGGAGGTGAAGTAGGGGTTGTTGACCTGCTTCGGCAGGAACCCGACGGTCAGCCCCTTCTTCAGCTCGGCGTTGGGGTCGGCCTTGCCGCCGGTGGCGGCGGAGGCGTCCTCGTTGGCGACGTCCTCCTTGGTGGTGCCGCCACAGGCGGTGGC from Streptomyces davaonensis JCM 4913 encodes the following:
- a CDS encoding L-rhamnose mutarotase, which codes for MQRVCFLLKVRADRLDEYRERHAAVCPEMLAALQATGWRNYSLFLREDGLLVGYLETEDFAAARAGMEATEVNARWQAEMAPFFESLDGARPDESMTPLTEVFHLA
- the rhaS gene encoding rhamnose ABC transporter substrate-binding protein, translated to MRKSSLRRVSVALALVTSLSLAATACGGTTKEDVANEDASAATGGKADPNAELKKGLTVGFLPKQVNNPYFTSADKGGEAALKELGSSYKEVGPSSATDTAGQVSYVNTLTQQQVDAMAVSAQDPGALCTALKQAMKNDIKVVTYDSDTKADCRNAFVSQASAEDLGRTEVQLLAEQIGYKGEIAILSAAQTATNQNTWIEFMKDELKDAKYKDIKLVKVAYGNDDAQQSFQQTQGLLQEYPDLKGIISPTTVGIKAAAQYLSGSKYKGKVKLTGLGTPNDMRKYVKNGTVEAFELWDPAKLGELAARTSVALVSGQITGKEGETFTAGDMGEYTIGKDGVISLGKPTVFDAKNIDQYDF